TCCAGAGCAAGAAAAAACCTAACGTTAATACAATAAAGAGATCTGTTGAATGGTTACCGACATCCAAGATTACtacttattttgtaacatataacgttataataaattatataaaagatttattatagcACACGTAATGTCGGAATTATTATACGTATTCATCTTGCTTATAAACGAAAACAACAACCaaaaccatttttaaattaatgttcataattatttaagtagatatttttccttatacaaacaaaaactgTACTTCTtacatctttattaattatagttttactCGTATGATATCTAGGAtagcataaaaattatataatatcgtatTGGTACATACTTAAGAACGCTCACTCATTGTAAacctgatattttattaaatctcttaaaaatattgaaatgaagtttttgaaattaatctcgttgagattttgtttttattttccttgatataaatatgtacataagaattatttatacgaaGGCGATAATTATATACGaacgataattataaaaagtcacTGTACAATTCACGGCCGCGTAGAATGATGGCAATCGCTAACagcatttctccgttgaatcgcaatttcgatcctctgggcaataaatgaacaaataaattatactttgattttgacatcaataaataaatgaacagaATTAAGTAACAAATCAAAAGTTACCCGCTGGTAACAACAACTAACAGATTGCTTAAAACGATTCCTACCCCTTATAAAGTTTTAAGAGTTAAATGAAAAGAAGATCTGATAATGCAGTAGATGTTTATGAAGATAACAAGATACCCACATGTAACGGTAAGTTACTATTGTTACAAATTGACCGTTAGACACAGCAAGGATATAAATGTAGCGTATTGTTTTTATCCTGTCTGATTAATCTCATAAAAACGTTAATGTGGGAAGATACGACTTTTCATAAGCTATTACTAACTATTTGGCgctgtaataataacaaatagaaAACTTATGCCTACTGAGTTTTATGATAtaccatattaatattttttatggcattctTAAATACTCATAatgagtatttataaaataatgttgacaaaatcatcattaaaaaacattaaatgatcGCAGATTTAGCGACCTACAATAGATTTGTGTAATTCTTCAGACAAATTCatgtaatcaatattttttttttagatctaACGAAACACTTTAACTTGCTTAAATTTTCGCGGAAGTATGTCTAAAATTTAGACCaagataaacttttttttaaagaaataagctGAATTTCAGATGTTTTGAAAGACTCAAGTTTAACGAACTCTCCAAGTGCGTTCCCTTGACATATTTATCTTGGAGCTAATAGTGACAGCGTGGCACGGTGAATTATAGAGTTTCGcaatgtaattatattgaaGATAGTGTATGACTAACTGCTAAAACATTGGAAAGCTTTTGTATAAGATACCAAAACTAATCATAGCTAACAATTATATGCAAGCAAGTTTAGTAGTAACGAAATCTCAGATCTCAGTCATCGTTATTTCGACCGAATTATTAAGACCAAGACTAATGTCTGTTCTAAATCTAAATGCCTTTTGAAATGACggcaaaattgtaatatattaatatcaaagaatattttgatggCAAAGAGCACAATTAAACTTGGTTGtagaataagatatttaaatataaaatgatttaggcaaaataattaatgaaaaaattcagtcaaacttttatttaataaataataacaaaatttatcttattatgctaagcttattaaatttaaatatttatttaactatagtGAATATTACGAGGTATTGGTTGCAGCACAAATGCTTGTCCTGTTGTTCGGTCAATAACATAACCGGTAGATTGATCTAGAAAGAGTCTAGGTATCGAAGCAGATGCTACAAGTTCAGGAGGAACAGGTTGTCTTATTCCAGCTCCGCCTTCATTGGGCACAAAATGTTTTGGTTCTGATTGTTTAGGAAAATCAACTTTTTCATCATTTTGTTTATGCTTAATCACCAAGACAATATTACTTTTCTCTTTATTTTGCGGAGCTTCCGTGACATATTGTTGACGAAGGCGTCTTTTTGGCTTGATTTTAAATGGTCTATTTGTTACTTCTTCTTCTTCATTAACATTTTCTTCAAGTTTTTCTtcatcatttatttgtattgtttccTTCGGAACCCGTTTCTGTTCATTGTCAACTTTGTCATGATCGTTTTGATGGGATTTTATTTTTCCATGTGCCCTCTTAGCCCTTCCGTtttcttcataattatttttagtatcatCAGGATTATATTCGTCTATTTCATAGTTTTGCGATTGTTCATGTGATTCATTATTTCTGTCCTGAGGATCTTCATGATATGACCCGTCGTCTGAATCACTATCGTAGCCATCATCATTACCGTGATTTCCTACATGGCCGGCATGATTTAAATCCCAGTAATGTTCTCCATATCCACCTTTCTTATCACCCCATcgtacctatttaaaaataaactgttaaagagatttttttataaggcaaatgtaaataaaagttagtaaaatgaaataagaaGAAGAAACCAAGAACAGAAAAGTGAAGAGTTCAGTGTATCGTTAAGCTCAATAAAGTCAATATTTAGTACCCTACTAGGACGAGTCAAGTCTTAACtatgttaagtttttttagTCACAGATACAATCAAACTTACATGTGAAATTCATCATAATTATCGTGATGACCTACACAAGAGAAAGTGTAACGAATTCAGTATTGTAAGTTATaagataataaacaaaagcAGAAGCAGCGTACTTTAGCAGAAAACAGTCCTGTAGCCGGTCTGGATCTCTCATGTCTCTCAACGAAGTGACGTTCACTCCCCAGCCGATGTCCCTGATCGAAGTCTTCAGAAGTAGGCAAATGCCTATACCTTCAgtcaagccaagccaagccaagcgcGACAGAGAAAGAAACATATAGAAAAGTTAGGAAACAAAGCGAGATAGTTATAAAACTGTTGATACTTTTCCCATATCCCTGTGGTTCTTAAAGTCTTTCTTCTCGTACCGCTGCTCCCAATTGTTCGGGTCTTCACAAACATGACCGAATTCTATCTTGTAAGGACTCAACTGTACTGAGAAAAAATCCCTATAAAGCAAATTGCaccttacttaaaataattattttatgttataataatttactttgtagtttctaatatacatacataatggaATCCAATCTGAGTAAAAAGACatttatggaaatatttaaaactcatcgacgaaactgttactCGTAATTGTTTTGTTGTCGTTTGTTTTGATACTGACTTCTTTTGTACCAATATGActaaacacacaaacaaactTACTGTCacagctattatttaaaaaagtatttattggtCTTATGTGAATAATCAAtccctatttattataataaaaataacttatattatgtacaaaactaattaaaatcttaCTGGAAGAATTTCGCTTGAGCTTCAATAGTGGATGGTGTGTTTTGCGTTGGAACAGACACAGCGTCAACTGGACTCCATGTTGATCCGGCACTGATAATGAAGAAGCACCATATCCATTTCTGAAACATTAATGACATTCCGATCACCTATCATAATCACTGAAACCACTACACGGAAAAGTAAAGTCATTTAAATATCACTAAAATAACAACACACGAATAAACTAGATCAATTTGTTTTTGCGTCTACTGAATTCACTTTCTCTTCTATCACTATAGTAAATAATTGAACTACGATTTGTTCGGTTgtacgtaaaaaaattaaagtaccgTAGAATTGAAGAGACGTTGAAACATCTTGAGGTGTTGAGAGTCGGTGAGGTTGAATGGTATctgtaacattatttatagagACAGTTACCATCGATACTCAGTGACGAGATTTTTTCACAAAACAATAGTTTCGActtttaatcgatttttttcttatttactctttattttgttgtaaatttttatttaattgtagactgtatttacgtattttgtaatattgttgaCCTCTACTGAAACAAGTgcgttaaaactttttaaataat
This genomic stretch from Vanessa atalanta chromosome 5, ilVanAtal1.2, whole genome shotgun sequence harbors:
- the LOC125064300 gene encoding uncharacterized protein LOC125064300, producing MCQARIYLSHSSRHQDHTLFIYFKWIWCFFIISAGSTWSPVDAVSVPTQNTPSTIEAQAKFFQDFFSVQLSPYKIEFGHVCEDPNNWEQRYEKKDFKNHRDMGKVRWGDKKGGYGEHYWDLNHAGHVGNHGNDDGYDSDSDDGSYHEDPQDRNNESHEQSQNYEIDEYNPDDTKNNYEENGRAKRAHGKIKSHQNDHDKVDNEQKRVPKETIQINDEEKLEENVNEEEEVTNRPFKIKPKRRLRQQYVTEAPQNKEKSNIVLVIKHKQNDEKVDFPKQSEPKHFVPNEGGAGIRQPVPPELVASASIPRLFLDQSTGYVIDRTTGQAFVLQPIPRNIHYS